In Labrus mixtus chromosome 3, fLabMix1.1, whole genome shotgun sequence, a single window of DNA contains:
- the LOC132956714 gene encoding fibronectin type III domain-containing protein 9 yields MGITVYNISSTTARVNWSPSPTCLDTFYSVMYHPNWNSLAMSYKRKSFMHEDRIPVSQTSTHVANLLPQTAYFLCVTCQAANPVQDQCQVFSTLSENAEGHDRAGWEFAAGVWLTCCLLLLVIAGILMWGCLHNICPFPGQGGGGCNVMTNSNHQDMSGSGRLYTHRRSSTDSSKHGANIQRPLLSTQRGSHVITQDHELRTLAKLSGSEPV; encoded by the coding sequence ATGGGGATCACAGTCTACAACATCTCGTCCACCACCGCGAGAGTGAACTGGTCGCCGTCGCCCACCTGCCTGGACACCTTCTACAGCGTCATGTACCACCCCAACTGGAACAGCCTCGCCATGAGCTACAAACGCAAGAGCTTCATGCATGAGGATCGGATCCCGGTCAGCCAGACCAGCACGCACGTGGCCAACCTCCTCCCTCAGACCGCCTACTTCCTGTGTGTGACTTGTCAGGCGGCCAATCCGGTGCAGGATCAGTGCCAGGTGTTCAGCACCCTGAGCGAGAACGCCGAAGGTCACGACAGAGCCGGCTGGGAGTTTGCCGCGGGCGTCTGGCTGACCTGCTGCCTGTTACTGCTGGTCATCGCCGGCATCCTGATGTGGGGGTGTCTCCACAACATCTGCCCCTTCCCCGGTCAGGGTGGAGGCGGCTGCAACGTGATGACCAACTCGAACCACCAAGACATGTCCGGATCGGGACGTCTCTACACGCACAgacgcagcagcacagacagctCGAAACACGGCGCGAACATCCAGCGGCCGCTCCTCTCCACGCAGAGAGGCAGCCACGTAATTACCCAGGACCATGAGCTGAGGACACTCGCTAAGCTGTCGGGCAGCGAGCCAGTATGA
- the nipa2 gene encoding magnesium transporter NIPA2, whose product MGQDRGKYDFYIGLGLAISSSIFIGGSFILKKKGLLRLARKGSMRAGQGGHAYLKECLWWAGLLSMGAGEAANFAAYAFAPATLVTPLGALSVLVSAVLSSYFLTERLNLHGKLGCLLSILGSTTMVIHAPQEEEISSLEDMAKKLVDPGFILFATVVIIVALIFIFVVGPRHGQTNILVYITICSVIGALSVSCVKGLGIAIKEAIGGKSVARNPLAWILLFALVACVSTQINYLNKALDIFNTSLVTPIYYVFFTTSVLTCSAILFKEWGHMGTDDVIGTLSGFLTIIVGIFLLHAFKDVSVSLATLAVSIRKEERAANGTAAHSTYELLHNESTEDMEDREMGLPFESVSRRNGAMTSSLDH is encoded by the exons ATGGGTCAGGACAGGGGAAAGTATGATTTCTACATCGGTCTGGGGTTGGCCATCAGCTCCAGCATCTTCATCGGAGGCAGCTTTATCCTCAAGAAGAAAGGGCTTCTGAGGTTGGCGAGGAAGGGGTCGATGCGAGCAG gtcAAGGTGGTCATGCATATCTAAAAGAATGTCTATGGTGGGCTGGTCTGCTATCAA TGGGAGCAGGCGAAGCAGCAAACTTTGCAGCATATGCCTTTGCTCCTGCGACTCTGGTTACTCCGCTTGGAGCCCTCAGCGTGCTCGTCAG TGCGGTGCTGTCGTCATACTTCCTGACAGAGCGGTTAAACCTTCACGGGAAGCTCGGCTGCCTGCTCAGCATCCTGGGCTCCACCACCATGGTCATTCACGCTCCGCAAGAAGAAGAGATCAGCAGCCTGGAAGACATGGCAAAGAAGCTGGTCGACCCAG GGTTTATATTATTTGCCACTGTCGTCATCATCGTGGCTCTGATCTTCATATTTGTTGTGGGTCCTCGCCACGGTCAGACCAACATCCTGGTCTACATCACCATCTGCTCAGTGATCGGGGCGCTGTCAGTGTCCTGTGTCAAAGGACTGGGCATCGCCATCAAGGAAGCGATAGGCGGGAAAAGCGTGGCGAGAAACCCACTGGCTTGGATCTTACTGTTTGCTCTCGTGGCCTGTGTGAGCACGCAGATCAACTACCTGAATAAGGCTCTGGACATTTTCAACACCTCACTGGTGACTCCGATCTACTACGTGTTCTTCACCACGTCCGTGCTCACCTGCTCTGCCATCCTCTTCAAGGAGTGGGGTCACATGGGCACGGACGATGTGATCGGCACCCTCAGCGGCTTCCTCACCATCATCGTGGGCATCTTCCTGCTCCACGCCTTCAAAGACGTTAGCGTTAGTCTAGCTACTCTCGCTGTGTCCATCAGGAAGGAGGAACGTGCAGCCAATGGGACGGCAGCTCACAGCACCTATGAACTGCTTCACAACGAGTCCACTGAGGACATGGAGGACAGAGAGATGGGTTTGCCTTTTGAAAGTGTCTCCAGAAGAAACGGGGCGATGACTTCCTCTTTGGACCATTGA